Proteins encoded by one window of Rhodobacteraceae bacterium IMCC1335:
- a CDS encoding phytanoyl-CoA dioxygenase yields MLSPEQQNAFEQNGYLVVPDVLTSEELAHIQSEYAQLLEGLYHKWFKEGRVKTAPETLDFWQKLALSYEAGCDWFQPLDISLPGDQIFPDTPMHFGPAVFAMITHQRVLKIVEDLIGPEITSNPIQHVRIKPPSKRLAEDEIRAHITKTDWHQDRGVALEEADQTDMITVWVAITDATKDNGCLKVIPGKHKKMLPHCPKTQTAIADGWINEAEAKALPVKAGSLVILHPLIPHASLPNHTNGFRWSFDLRYNVTGQPTGRSHFPDFIAYSQSQPERVLQDWKEWRGLWETARRKLSKGEHIPIHRWQSDAPFCA; encoded by the coding sequence ATGTTGAGCCCGGAGCAACAAAACGCCTTTGAGCAAAATGGGTATCTGGTAGTTCCAGATGTTCTAACCTCTGAAGAGTTAGCGCATATTCAAAGCGAATATGCGCAGCTCTTAGAAGGGCTGTATCACAAATGGTTTAAAGAGGGTCGCGTAAAAACTGCGCCCGAAACCTTAGATTTCTGGCAAAAACTAGCGCTGTCTTACGAAGCCGGCTGCGATTGGTTTCAACCGCTAGATATCAGCCTGCCAGGGGATCAAATTTTTCCCGATACGCCCATGCATTTTGGGCCTGCTGTCTTTGCTATGATCACGCATCAACGGGTTTTAAAAATCGTTGAAGATCTAATTGGGCCTGAAATCACGTCAAATCCGATTCAGCATGTGCGGATCAAACCGCCCAGCAAGCGCTTGGCAGAGGATGAGATCAGGGCCCATATCACCAAAACAGATTGGCACCAAGATCGCGGCGTGGCGCTCGAAGAAGCTGATCAGACAGATATGATAACGGTTTGGGTTGCGATCACGGATGCCACCAAAGACAATGGGTGCCTAAAGGTTATTCCGGGCAAACATAAAAAAATGCTTCCCCATTGCCCGAAAACCCAGACCGCCATTGCCGATGGCTGGATCAACGAGGCGGAGGCCAAGGCCTTACCAGTTAAGGCGGGCAGCCTGGTTATTCTGCATCCGCTCATACCGCATGCCTCCTTGCCCAATCATACAAATGGCTTTAGATGGTCCTTCGATCTGCGCTATAACGTAACCGGTCAACCGACGGGCCGATCGCATTTTCCAGATTTTATCGCCTACAGTCAAAGCCAGCCCGAACGTGTTTTGCAGGATTGGAAAGAATGGCGCGGTTTATGGGAAACAGCCCGCAGAAAACTTTCAAAAGGGGAGCATATCCCGATCCATCGGTGGCAGTCGGATGCCCCGTTTTGCGCGTAA
- a CDS encoding NAD-binding protein — MPHENIGFIGLGLMGSAMVSRLQDLDYQVSVCANKSRPNIEAAIARGAHEVETAYALAQTSDIILLCMDTSASVEARMRGPDGVIAGLQKGAIVIDFGTSLPASTRALGQEVAAAGGYYLDAPLGRTPQHALTGQLNIMAAGDKAAFEKAQPVLKSLAENVFHLGNLGDGHSIKLMNNFFGMTVANAMAEAFAMADQLGLDRDKLYSAMSAGPLHSGMMDFVKAYAIEKDPNQLAFSIKNAAKDVGYYTQMAQSAGVDSVMSQGALSALETAVAEGRGEQMVSQMVDFYADRFAR, encoded by the coding sequence ATGCCACATGAAAATATTGGGTTCATAGGCCTTGGCCTGATGGGATCTGCGATGGTCAGCAGATTGCAAGACTTGGATTATCAAGTGAGCGTCTGCGCCAATAAATCTAGGCCGAATATTGAGGCCGCAATCGCGCGCGGTGCCCATGAGGTTGAAACCGCATACGCGCTTGCACAAACCAGCGATATCATTCTGCTCTGTATGGATACAAGCGCCAGCGTCGAAGCCAGAATGCGTGGCCCCGATGGCGTTATTGCTGGCCTGCAAAAAGGTGCGATTGTGATTGATTTTGGCACGTCACTACCAGCCAGTACGCGGGCCTTGGGCCAAGAGGTGGCAGCGGCGGGGGGCTATTATTTAGATGCGCCTCTCGGGCGCACGCCGCAGCATGCCCTGACCGGCCAATTGAACATTATGGCAGCGGGCGATAAAGCTGCGTTTGAGAAGGCGCAACCCGTCTTAAAAAGCCTTGCCGAAAATGTGTTCCATCTTGGAAATCTAGGAGATGGCCATTCCATCAAATTGATGAATAATTTTTTCGGGATGACGGTGGCCAACGCCATGGCAGAAGCGTTTGCCATGGCCGACCAGTTGGGCCTTGATCGTGATAAACTATATTCTGCCATGTCGGCAGGGCCATTGCACAGCGGTATGATGGATTTTGTCAAAGCCTATGCTATTGAAAAGGATCCCAACCAATTGGCGTTTTCAATAAAGAATGCTGCCAAAGATGTAGGATATTACACCCAAATGGCGCAGTCAGCAGGCGTTGACAGCGTAATGTCGCAAGGCGCCCTTTCCGCCTTGGAGACGGCCGTTGCCGAGGGCCGCGGCGAACAAATGGTCAGTCAAATGGTTGATTTTTATGCCGATCGGTTCGCCCGTTAG
- a CDS encoding gfo/Idh/MocA family oxidoreductase, with the protein MKQLLVLGAGLIGARHAQAIKAHTGCNLVGVVEPNQSLYRDANTTYFSNISQVTAPVDGVIIATPTNLHCENGIYAARKSWDILIEKPVTASLEQAKQLSQVVQDSGIASLVGHHRRYHPSVQALKSLVKDKKIGTAVTASMIWAMRKPDAYFEQNWRSTEGSPVMINIVHDLDLLRFIFGDIAKITGFGSSLIRNQNRVESGAAAILFETGMTASISFADTAPSPWGFEAGTGENPNIATSGQDMLWITGTEGGISFPSMTQWGGAADWSEAPIPRKLKIATAVPLQQQLQHFLDVMAGTAEPLISVFDATKTLANTLELETLLAQQIKPI; encoded by the coding sequence GTGAAGCAGCTTTTGGTGCTTGGTGCTGGGCTGATCGGCGCGCGGCACGCCCAAGCAATCAAGGCACATACGGGGTGTAACCTTGTCGGCGTGGTCGAACCCAACCAAAGCCTATATCGAGATGCCAATACCACCTATTTTTCGAACATATCGCAGGTCACAGCCCCCGTTGATGGGGTAATCATCGCCACGCCCACAAATTTGCACTGCGAGAATGGTATCTATGCAGCGCGCAAAAGCTGGGATATTTTAATCGAAAAGCCCGTCACCGCCAGTTTAGAGCAAGCCAAACAATTGTCGCAGGTGGTCCAAGACAGCGGAATCGCAAGCCTGGTGGGACATCACCGACGCTATCATCCCAGCGTTCAAGCGCTTAAATCCCTTGTTAAAGACAAAAAAATTGGCACCGCCGTGACGGCCAGCATGATTTGGGCAATGCGCAAACCAGATGCTTATTTTGAACAAAATTGGCGTAGCACCGAAGGTAGTCCGGTGATGATCAATATCGTTCATGATTTAGACCTGCTGCGTTTTATTTTTGGCGATATTGCCAAAATAACCGGCTTTGGATCCTCGCTAATCCGTAATCAAAACCGTGTGGAAAGCGGCGCAGCGGCTATTTTGTTTGAAACAGGAATGACAGCAAGCATTAGTTTTGCCGATACCGCCCCCAGCCCATGGGGGTTTGAGGCCGGCACAGGAGAGAATCCCAATATTGCAACAAGCGGCCAAGATATGCTGTGGATTACGGGAACAGAAGGCGGGATTTCATTTCCCTCAATGACCCAATGGGGCGGAGCGGCAGATTGGTCAGAAGCGCCGATACCGCGTAAATTGAAAATTGCAACGGCGGTGCCGCTGCAGCAACAATTGCAACACTTTCTGGATGTGATGGCCGGCACGGCCGAACCGCTGATCTCGGTCTTTGATGCAACCAAAACATTGGCAAATACACTGGAATTGGAAACCCTTTTGGCCCAACAAATTAAACCGATTTGA
- a CDS encoding sigma-70 family RNA polymerase sigma factor — protein MKLDINSIVRSHEGLVRRIAFKMHAKVSSFIELDDLLQSGLEGLVDAAQKYTTVEGSSFENYAGIRIKGSMLDLIRRSGNLNRSTVQAKQMIDGKRNELAVSLGRTAKDEEVAAALNLSMEEFYSWTKLFEANVSESLSQAYDEYSMVFAAPTIEPERLLDSQNLRVELVNALKMLSKQQSMVMQLYYVEDLNTYEIAAVLDLSPGRVSQIKSEAFKALQSKLQNYSDLD, from the coding sequence ATGAAATTAGATATAAACAGCATCGTGCGTAGCCATGAGGGTCTGGTGCGGCGCATCGCGTTTAAAATGCATGCAAAAGTTTCAAGCTTTATTGAATTGGATGATTTGTTGCAATCCGGCTTGGAAGGCTTGGTTGATGCGGCGCAAAAATACACCACTGTTGAAGGTTCAAGTTTTGAAAATTATGCGGGCATCCGGATAAAAGGATCAATGCTCGATTTAATTCGCCGATCTGGAAATTTGAACCGTTCGACGGTTCAGGCCAAACAGATGATTGATGGCAAACGCAACGAGTTGGCCGTTTCATTGGGGCGCACCGCGAAGGATGAAGAAGTTGCCGCGGCGCTGAACCTATCGATGGAAGAGTTTTACAGTTGGACGAAGCTGTTCGAAGCAAACGTTTCTGAAAGCCTCAGTCAGGCATATGATGAGTATTCAATGGTGTTTGCCGCGCCAACGATTGAACCTGAACGCTTATTAGACAGTCAAAATTTGCGCGTCGAATTGGTAAATGCCCTAAAGATGCTTTCAAAACAGCAAAGCATGGTGATGCAGCTCTATTATGTAGAAGATCTTAACACATATGAGATCGCCGCCGTTTTGGATTTATCACCGGGCCGGGTGTCTCAAATCAAATCAGAAGCATTTAAAGCGCTGCAGTCAAAGCTTCAAAACTATTCGGATCTTGATTAA
- a CDS encoding phytanoyl-CoA dioxygenase family protein: MPEQLTPQQISFYEENGYVVIENQIPKGWLAKIHAEISRFEEEAAELEHSNDRIDLEDSHTRAAPRLRRIKLPHMISTIFHELMLSDHILGPARDLIGPNLRLHTSKLNMKSAGYGAAVEWHQDYAFYPHTNDDILAIGVIIDDMEIENGPLMVYPGSQKGPVYDHHVEGVFAGAMLPEDNGLNPNDAVPLTGPAGSISIHHGRIVHGSALNTSERARRILFYEMMAADAFPLMGSMTRWDGIEDYNTRMLCGTPTLNPRLKDIPVRIPQPQPDVPISIYEIQKGLKKRAFDVIK; the protein is encoded by the coding sequence ATGCCTGAGCAACTGACACCACAGCAAATAAGCTTTTACGAAGAGAACGGATATGTGGTAATTGAAAATCAAATTCCCAAGGGCTGGCTTGCGAAAATACACGCCGAGATATCCCGTTTTGAAGAAGAGGCGGCTGAGCTTGAGCACAGCAATGACCGGATTGATCTTGAAGACAGCCATACCCGCGCCGCGCCACGTCTACGCCGGATTAAGCTGCCGCATATGATCAGCACAATTTTTCATGAACTGATGCTGTCCGATCATATTTTGGGCCCAGCAAGAGATTTGATCGGACCGAATTTGCGCCTGCACACCAGCAAGCTGAATATGAAATCCGCCGGATATGGCGCGGCTGTGGAATGGCATCAGGATTATGCGTTTTACCCCCATACAAATGATGATATTTTAGCCATTGGGGTTATAATTGACGATATGGAAATCGAAAATGGGCCCTTGATGGTCTATCCGGGCAGCCAAAAAGGGCCTGTTTATGATCATCATGTTGAGGGTGTATTTGCCGGTGCAATGCTGCCCGAAGATAACGGTTTGAACCCCAATGATGCTGTGCCTCTGACGGGGCCGGCCGGCTCCATCTCAATTCATCATGGCCGGATCGTGCATGGATCCGCGCTGAACACATCAGAGCGGGCCCGGCGCATCCTATTTTACGAAATGATGGCTGCAGATGCGTTCCCCCTGATGGGATCGATGACGCGCTGGGATGGGATTGAAGATTACAACACCCGTATGCTTTGCGGCACCCCAACCCTGAATCCGCGGCTGAAAGATATTCCCGTGCGCATCCCGCAACCCCAGCCCGATGTGCCAATTTCAATATACGAAATTCAAAAAGGCTTAAAAAAACGCGCGTTTGACGTGATAAAATAA
- a CDS encoding sugar kinase, producing the protein MKIACIGEAMIELSFRGSIPSIGVAGDTLNTAIYLKRAAPKLQVDYVTRLGADPFSTQIKTFIAAQNIGIEAIETSQKRHPGLYAISTSASGERAFTYWRAQSAARELFQTANGADFSALNGYDALYLSGITLAILPSDIRHELLNFLKTSDALFAFDSNYRPALWSDAQEARKTINSFWEISDLALPSLDDEMELFQENFETVQKRFAAYGSLGALKRGEKGPLSLGEAVSATRYPASPIVVDTTAAGDSFNGAYLGAKLSGENQERALQKGHACAAQVVQVHGAIIEA; encoded by the coding sequence ATGAAAATTGCCTGTATAGGTGAAGCCATGATCGAGCTGTCCTTTCGCGGCAGCATTCCAAGCATTGGCGTGGCAGGCGATACATTAAATACCGCAATATACTTAAAAAGAGCCGCACCAAAGCTGCAAGTTGATTATGTCACGCGCCTTGGAGCCGATCCTTTTTCAACCCAAATCAAGACATTTATCGCCGCGCAAAATATCGGCATAGAAGCGATTGAAACATCGCAAAAGCGGCATCCGGGCCTTTATGCGATTTCAACCTCGGCCAGCGGAGAGCGGGCCTTTACCTATTGGCGCGCGCAATCTGCAGCAAGGGAGCTGTTTCAAACGGCCAATGGCGCAGATTTTTCGGCCTTGAATGGCTATGATGCGCTTTATCTCTCGGGAATTACGCTGGCAATCCTGCCCTCAGATATCCGTCACGAGCTGCTTAATTTCCTAAAGACCAGCGATGCGCTCTTTGCCTTTGACAGCAATTACCGCCCCGCGCTTTGGAGTGATGCGCAAGAGGCACGTAAGACGATAAATAGCTTTTGGGAGATAAGTGATCTGGCCTTACCCTCGCTGGATGACGAAATGGAACTGTTTCAAGAAAACTTTGAAACCGTACAAAAACGCTTCGCAGCTTATGGCAGCCTTGGGGCACTAAAACGCGGAGAAAAAGGCCCCTTATCCTTGGGGGAGGCGGTCTCGGCAACCCGCTACCCGGCCAGTCCGATTGTGGTGGATACAACGGCTGCAGGCGACAGCTTTAATGGCGCGTATTTGGGGGCGAAGCTCAGCGGTGAAAACCAAGAGAGGGCTTTGCAAAAAGGCCATGCTTGCGCGGCGCAGGTTGTGCAGGTGCATGGCGCTATTATTGAGGCTTAA
- a CDS encoding altronate dehydratase: MDFIRLDSADNVVTAASRLPAGHIVETIKTLQPIPSGHKIATAAIPLGGEIRKYAQLIGYASTDIPAGAHVHDHNVSFRNTEASYEFSTDLRPVDLIASEQQDSFMGFRRENGSIGTRNYIAIVTSVNCSATAARMIANAFTPEVLADYPNVDGVAAFVHGTGCGMAGDGDGFEALQRVMWGYARHPNHAGVLMVGLGCEMNQLDWLLEAYGLKQGPLFQTMNIQSVAGLKRTVEIGIEKVRAMLPLANKNTRSPCPAGALKVALQCGGSDAWSGITANPALGYACDLLAAQGGTGVLAETPEIYGAEHLLTRRAVNQETGEKLIKLIRWWEDYTARNKGNMDNNPSPGNKKGGLTTILEKSLGAAAKGGTTPLTGVYKYAEPVTASGFTFMDSPGYDPASVTGQIAGGCTLVCFTTGRGSAFGSKPAPTIKIATNSEMAARMSEDMDIDAGSILNGGCSVEEKGREIYQMFLDVASGKTSKSEQQGLGDYEFVPWQIGAVM, from the coding sequence ATGGATTTCATTCGGCTTGATTCTGCAGATAACGTTGTTACAGCGGCGAGCCGCCTACCTGCAGGGCATATTGTTGAAACGATCAAAACCCTTCAACCCATTCCCTCTGGCCATAAAATTGCCACGGCAGCGATCCCTTTAGGGGGAGAAATCCGAAAATACGCACAATTGATCGGCTATGCCTCGACAGATATCCCTGCCGGCGCGCATGTGCATGATCACAATGTGTCTTTCAGAAACACCGAAGCCTCATATGAGTTCAGCACTGATTTGCGGCCTGTTGATCTAATTGCATCAGAGCAACAAGACAGTTTTATGGGCTTTCGCCGGGAAAATGGTAGCATTGGCACCCGCAATTATATCGCCATCGTCACCTCGGTAAATTGTTCTGCAACCGCAGCGCGGATGATCGCAAACGCATTCACCCCTGAGGTTTTGGCAGACTACCCGAATGTTGACGGTGTGGCCGCGTTTGTTCATGGCACCGGTTGCGGAATGGCGGGGGATGGCGACGGGTTTGAAGCTTTGCAACGCGTCATGTGGGGTTATGCGCGCCACCCGAACCACGCTGGGGTTCTGATGGTCGGGCTGGGCTGTGAAATGAACCAACTTGATTGGTTGCTCGAAGCTTATGGCCTCAAACAAGGGCCGCTGTTTCAAACAATGAATATTCAATCTGTTGCCGGCTTAAAGCGCACCGTTGAGATCGGCATCGAAAAAGTGCGCGCCATGCTACCGCTTGCTAATAAAAATACCCGCAGCCCCTGCCCTGCTGGTGCCTTGAAAGTTGCGCTGCAATGTGGCGGATCTGATGCCTGGTCTGGAATTACGGCAAATCCCGCTTTGGGATATGCCTGCGATTTGCTCGCTGCCCAAGGCGGCACCGGCGTTTTGGCAGAAACGCCCGAAATCTACGGCGCCGAGCATTTGCTCACGCGGCGGGCGGTGAACCAAGAAACCGGCGAAAAGCTAATAAAACTGATCCGCTGGTGGGAAGATTATACCGCTCGCAACAAAGGCAATATGGATAACAACCCCAGCCCCGGAAATAAAAAAGGCGGACTCACAACAATTTTGGAAAAATCGCTTGGCGCGGCCGCCAAAGGCGGTACCACACCGCTAACCGGGGTTTATAAATATGCCGAGCCAGTCACTGCGTCTGGGTTCACCTTTATGGACAGCCCCGGCTATGATCCGGCCAGCGTTACGGGACAAATAGCGGGCGGCTGCACTCTGGTCTGCTTCACCACCGGGCGCGGATCGGCCTTTGGCTCCAAACCAGCCCCAACGATCAAAATCGCCACCAATTCGGAAATGGCCGCGCGCATGTCCGAGGATATGGATATTGATGCCGGCAGTATTTTAAACGGCGGGTGTTCTGTGGAAGAAAAGGGCCGGGAAATTTATCAGATGTTTTTAGACGTTGCCAGCGGCAAAACCAGCAAATCAGAACAGCAGGGACTGGGCGATTACGAATTTGTCCCCTGGCAAATAGGAGCAGTAATGTGA
- a CDS encoding transglycosylase SLT domain-containing protein, which yields MLKLIRAGCVSLIVFFMPQSLYAAFEDSSICDESIALAAQESTVPRAVLMKIARLESGRKVNKKFVSWPWTLNNGGKGYFLNSKADALDLLTKLSNSGKTNVDVGCMQLNIKWHAKYFNNFSEMLSPEHNTLYAAKYLEQLYKETGSWMKAVKYYHSRNPKYNERYYAKFSTLPNFDTIAMIRTKPSRRPMLIPPPAPERAPKMPSVFGAAQAKSVLFWTAPQGPLVLTAQLDLSQPAFTDLRKFTGKPLLVAGQ from the coding sequence ATGTTGAAGTTGATCCGCGCAGGTTGTGTAAGCCTAATAGTGTTTTTCATGCCCCAATCGCTTTATGCAGCGTTTGAGGACAGCTCTATTTGCGATGAAAGCATCGCCCTTGCGGCGCAAGAGAGCACGGTTCCTCGAGCTGTGCTGATGAAAATCGCGCGCCTAGAGTCGGGCCGCAAGGTCAATAAAAAATTTGTGAGCTGGCCATGGACTTTAAACAATGGCGGCAAAGGGTATTTTCTGAACAGCAAAGCAGATGCTCTAGACTTGCTTACAAAATTATCAAATTCCGGCAAGACGAATGTGGATGTGGGCTGCATGCAATTGAATATTAAATGGCATGCGAAATATTTTAACAATTTTTCAGAAATGTTAAGCCCTGAGCATAACACTCTTTATGCCGCCAAATATTTAGAGCAGCTCTATAAAGAAACCGGATCTTGGATGAAGGCCGTGAAATATTACCATTCGCGTAATCCAAAATATAACGAGCGTTATTATGCGAAGTTTTCGACACTTCCCAATTTTGATACTATTGCGATGATCCGCACAAAGCCTTCGCGGCGCCCCATGCTCATCCCACCCCCAGCGCCGGAACGAGCGCCCAAGATGCCCAGCGTATTTGGCGCCGCGCAGGCGAAGTCAGTTTTGTTTTGGACAGCGCCGCAGGGCCCTTTAGTGCTGACAGCTCAGCTTGATTTATCGCAACCTGCTTTCACCGATCTCAGAAAATTCACTGGCAAGCCTTTATTGGTGGCTGGCCAATAA
- a CDS encoding flagellar hook-basal body complex protein → MLNIIKSALSVSSHKLNVVSNNIANTGSTGFKRSEATFRDVYLASAGASGPNVGQGSMVAVNRVSHNPAELKQTGVSTDMAVNGHGMFMLGSVEGTDQVTFTRNGSFQINETGLLSANDGSPVLTKNLEQIYIPFQNNGIPLSGLEINPEGDVLATYGVAMPLNLGRIGLANFDNPAALRQLGNGRYLATEEASLFGAFDPKNGGVGSVISGHLEVSNVDLTNELVGLINAQQAFTAASKALQADSDMVSRFTR, encoded by the coding sequence ATGCTGAATATCATAAAATCTGCGTTAAGCGTTTCGAGCCATAAATTGAACGTGGTCTCAAACAATATCGCGAATACCGGGTCTACCGGTTTTAAACGCAGCGAAGCGACATTCCGGGATGTTTATTTGGCCAGCGCCGGCGCGTCCGGCCCGAATGTTGGCCAAGGTTCGATGGTGGCGGTAAATCGCGTGTCCCATAACCCTGCTGAATTGAAACAAACCGGTGTTTCAACGGATATGGCGGTAAATGGCCATGGAATGTTCATGCTTGGCTCGGTTGAGGGCACCGACCAGGTGACGTTTACGCGCAACGGATCTTTCCAGATTAACGAGACGGGTTTGTTATCTGCCAATGATGGCAGCCCTGTATTAACTAAAAACCTTGAACAGATTTACATTCCCTTTCAAAACAATGGAATTCCGCTTTCTGGATTGGAAATCAACCCAGAGGGTGATGTGCTGGCAACATACGGGGTTGCTATGCCATTGAATCTCGGGCGCATCGGACTGGCAAATTTTGATAATCCAGCAGCCCTGCGACAGCTTGGAAATGGGCGGTATTTGGCGACAGAAGAGGCCAGTTTATTTGGCGCGTTTGACCCTAAGAATGGTGGGGTGGGCAGCGTGATTTCAGGTCATTTAGAAGTGTCAAACGTTGATCTCACCAATGAGCTAGTCGGATTGATCAATGCGCAACAGGCCTTCACGGCCGCCTCAAAAGCATTGCAGGCCGATAGTGATATGGTGTCTCGCTTCACGCGTTAA
- a CDS encoding EamA family transporter, whose translation MALTAMANRDNPSLGILMMLVTYFLFSLVDTSVKWLLYAGLGSFQLAFMRYASHFVISLSTIAWGGVSLSRFATPHLGLVLFRGFLLVSATALNFIVLRYLSLTVVSAIMFSAPIIVCLLSWPLLGERVGPWRWFAIILGFSGVLLVIRPLGESFHWAALLTCYNAVALALYSIITRRLSGLVAAETMQFYMGALGTFSLLPLAFLDWATPSSLFEWVLMCVLGVWAWAGHGLLTRAHGLAPANTLMPYTYSFMIFLTIESYIVFAEFPDRWTLIGASIVVISGLIIWKRAKLKEETQ comes from the coding sequence ATGGCGCTGACCGCAATGGCAAACAGGGATAATCCCAGCCTGGGCATTCTTATGATGCTGGTGACCTATTTCCTTTTTTCATTGGTGGATACCTCGGTAAAATGGCTGCTCTATGCCGGGCTTGGGTCCTTTCAACTGGCCTTTATGCGCTATGCCTCGCATTTCGTTATCAGCCTAAGCACCATCGCTTGGGGCGGCGTCAGCCTGAGTAGATTTGCAACCCCACATTTGGGGTTGGTGTTGTTTCGAGGCTTCTTATTGGTCAGCGCAACGGCGCTGAATTTTATCGTTTTACGGTATCTGTCTTTAACCGTGGTGTCGGCGATCATGTTTTCAGCACCAATAATCGTTTGCCTTCTCTCTTGGCCGCTCTTGGGTGAGCGCGTTGGCCCGTGGCGCTGGTTTGCGATTATCTTAGGCTTTAGCGGCGTTCTACTCGTCATCCGCCCTTTGGGAGAAAGCTTTCACTGGGCGGCTTTGCTCACTTGTTATAACGCCGTGGCGCTCGCGCTTTATTCGATCATCACCCGCCGCCTCTCTGGCCTCGTTGCCGCGGAAACCATGCAATTTTACATGGGGGCATTGGGCACCTTCAGTTTACTGCCCTTAGCTTTTTTAGACTGGGCAACTCCAAGCTCTTTATTCGAATGGGTGTTGATGTGCGTGCTTGGGGTTTGGGCTTGGGCCGGGCATGGTTTGCTTACACGCGCGCATGGGCTGGCCCCCGCCAATACCTTGATGCCCTATACCTATAGTTTCATGATCTTTCTCACCATAGAAAGCTATATCGTTTTCGCAGAATTCCCCGATCGATGGACCTTGATCGGCGCATCTATCGTTGTCATCTCGGGTTTGATCATCTGGAAACGCGCAAAATTAAAAGAGGAAACGCAATGA